From a single Aestuariibius sp. HNIBRBA575 genomic region:
- a CDS encoding alpha/beta fold hydrolase, with protein sequence MPLTRISGSDIWVERGGDGANPTLMIHCSLAKHEALLPLLDNLVDVDATLFDLPGHGRSADADQIDPQGQAVSIAAQLAQPGSHVIGHSFGATIALRLALEHPHLVRRLTLIEPVMFGAVQNSTTYRVMKQDYVAFDAALADQDFETAARMFMRWWGDGRPWADLPNRQRAGLMRRIPLIAAARGATDDDIGGMLVPGRLEALQIPVTLIAGADTHPLIPLVHQALAARLPNATSHVIPEARHMVAVTHAAQVARIISEQSEKLIDV encoded by the coding sequence ATGCCACTGACCCGAATATCTGGGTCAGACATATGGGTTGAACGGGGTGGGGACGGCGCGAACCCCACCTTGATGATCCATTGTTCACTGGCCAAACACGAAGCGTTGCTACCGCTGCTGGACAATTTGGTGGACGTCGATGCGACGCTGTTTGATCTGCCCGGCCATGGGCGCAGCGCGGATGCTGACCAGATTGACCCACAGGGGCAGGCGGTCAGCATCGCCGCCCAGCTGGCACAGCCGGGATCACATGTGATCGGTCATTCCTTTGGGGCGACCATCGCGTTGCGGCTTGCACTGGAACATCCGCATCTGGTGCGCCGTTTGACCTTGATCGAACCGGTGATGTTTGGAGCCGTGCAAAACAGTACAACCTACCGCGTGATGAAGCAGGATTATGTGGCCTTTGATGCCGCCTTGGCCGATCAGGATTTCGAAACGGCGGCGCGGATGTTTATGCGGTGGTGGGGCGATGGGCGTCCTTGGGCGGATCTGCCGAACCGTCAGAGGGCCGGATTGATGCGCCGCATTCCATTGATCGCTGCGGCACGTGGGGCAACAGATGACGATATCGGTGGGATGTTGGTGCCCGGCCGGCTAGAGGCGTTACAAATTCCAGTGACGCTGATCGCAGGGGCCGACACACATCCGTTGATCCCGCTGGTTCATCAGGCACTGGCGGCCCGATTGCCAAATGCCACATCCCACGTGATCCCAGAGGCCCGTCATATGGTGGCCGTGACCCATGCCGCCCAAGTCGCCCGCATTATATCAGAGCAGAGCGAGAAACTGATCGATGTCTGA
- a CDS encoding TIGR01459 family HAD-type hydrolase, with protein sequence MTRIISSLAEVTDQYDAAYVDLWGCVHNGIIAHQDAVEALRAFRAAGKVVVLVTNSPRPRANVEPQLREFQVPEDCWDTIATSGDSARSAMFQGAVGQKVWFVGQPHEAAFFEPLNLLDQPLNVQTVPLEEAEGIVCCGPENPEADPAEYRAQFLYAKQKGLKLLCANPDIVVDRGETREWCAGALAALYTEMGGESLYFGKPHPPIYDLAARRLMATGLAPANPRILAIGDGIRTDILGALGDDIDSLFITGGLAAKETKTTHQPDENALNAFIENEKITPTYAIGQLR encoded by the coding sequence ATGACCCGCATTATTTCGTCCCTCGCCGAAGTTACCGACCAATATGACGCCGCTTATGTGGATCTTTGGGGCTGCGTGCATAATGGCATCATCGCCCACCAAGACGCCGTCGAGGCCCTGCGCGCCTTTCGTGCGGCTGGCAAAGTTGTGGTGCTGGTGACCAATTCACCCCGCCCCCGCGCCAATGTGGAACCGCAATTGCGTGAATTTCAGGTTCCCGAAGATTGCTGGGACACCATCGCCACCTCCGGCGACAGCGCGCGGTCGGCGATGTTTCAGGGGGCGGTTGGCCAAAAAGTCTGGTTTGTCGGGCAACCACATGAGGCCGCGTTTTTTGAACCGTTGAACCTGTTGGACCAACCACTGAACGTGCAAACGGTTCCGTTGGAAGAGGCCGAAGGCATCGTGTGCTGCGGCCCTGAAAATCCAGAAGCCGACCCCGCTGAATATCGTGCACAGTTTTTATACGCCAAACAAAAAGGGCTGAAACTGCTCTGCGCCAATCCGGATATTGTTGTGGATCGCGGTGAAACACGTGAATGGTGCGCCGGCGCATTGGCCGCGCTTTACACGGAAATGGGGGGCGAAAGCCTGTATTTTGGCAAACCGCATCCGCCCATTTACGATCTGGCCGCGCGCCGCCTAATGGCCACCGGTTTGGCACCCGCCAACCCACGGATTCTGGCCATCGGCGATGGGATTCGCACAGACATCCTTGGGGCGCTTGGGGATGACATTGATAGCTTGTTTATCACCGGCGGGCTGGCAGCCAAAGAAACCAAAACCACCCACCAACCTGATGAAAATGCGCTTAATGCATTCATTGAAAACGAAAAAATTACGCCAACCTATGCGATTGGCCAGTTAAGATAG
- a CDS encoding bifunctional riboflavin kinase/FAD synthetase yields the protein MRIIRDTEFVPADIRGAVAAIGNFDGVHLGHIAVIETTRKTADALQAPLGIMTFEPHPRQVFQPNGPAFRLMNAAAKAHRLEKLKVDHLYELPFTPALSSLSPREFAQEIIVKRLGLAHVVVGEDFFFGAKRAGKAADLQEFGAEMGFGVTVVPLVSIGDEEASSTAIRKALGEGRPHDAADMLGHWHRIDGVVIQGDQRGRELGFPTANMSIDDLHPPRFGVYAVLIDVLTGPHAGNYHGAASIGERPTFGINHPNCETYIFDFKGDLYGADISVALVEYLRPELKFDGLDALITKMHADCDQAREILKNV from the coding sequence ATGCGCATCATCCGAGACACCGAATTCGTGCCCGCTGACATCCGCGGAGCTGTTGCAGCCATCGGCAATTTCGATGGTGTGCATCTGGGCCATATCGCCGTGATTGAAACCACCCGGAAAACGGCTGATGCTTTGCAGGCACCGCTGGGGATCATGACGTTTGAGCCGCATCCGCGACAGGTGTTTCAACCCAACGGTCCGGCCTTTCGGTTAATGAATGCTGCAGCCAAGGCGCATCGTCTGGAAAAACTGAAAGTGGATCACCTTTATGAACTGCCGTTCACGCCTGCGCTCTCTTCGTTGAGCCCTCGGGAATTTGCCCAAGAGATCATCGTCAAACGGCTAGGCCTGGCGCATGTGGTTGTCGGCGAAGACTTCTTCTTTGGGGCGAAACGCGCCGGAAAAGCGGCGGATTTGCAGGAATTCGGCGCTGAAATGGGATTTGGCGTGACGGTTGTGCCGCTGGTTTCGATTGGCGACGAAGAGGCCTCTTCGACAGCGATCCGCAAAGCGTTGGGCGAAGGCCGCCCACATGATGCTGCGGATATGTTGGGCCATTGGCACCGCATTGACGGCGTCGTCATTCAAGGCGATCAACGGGGGCGCGAATTGGGGTTTCCGACCGCGAACATGTCCATCGATGACCTGCACCCGCCGCGTTTTGGCGTTTATGCCGTGCTGATCGACGTGCTGACCGGGCCACATGCGGGCAATTACCATGGGGCCGCATCCATTGGGGAACGCCCGACATTTGGGATAAATCACCCCAATTGCGAAACCTACATCTTTGATTTCAAAGGCGATCTATACGGGGCTGACATTTCTGTGGCACTGGTTGAATATCTGCGTCCAGAGCTGAAGTTTGACGGGTTGGATGCCCTGATCACCAAAATGCACGCTGATTGCGACCAAGCGCGTGAGATCCTGAAAAATGTCTGA
- a CDS encoding F0F1 ATP synthase subunit epsilon, protein MAENLQFDLVSPEARLAQIEATEVQIPGADGDMTAMADHAPTITTLRPGVLKVTHAGGVDEFVVSGGFAEITAGAVSVLAEKALAKAEVSQDVFDRLIGAAKDALTKAQEGAGEPGAADDAAKLVADMVAMGETIGLSAS, encoded by the coding sequence ATGGCTGAGAACCTGCAATTCGACCTTGTGAGCCCCGAAGCGCGCTTGGCGCAAATCGAGGCAACCGAGGTTCAGATCCCTGGTGCGGATGGCGACATGACAGCAATGGCTGACCATGCCCCAACCATCACCACACTGCGCCCCGGCGTCCTGAAAGTCACCCATGCGGGTGGCGTGGACGAATTCGTGGTTTCCGGCGGTTTCGCCGAAATCACCGCCGGTGCGGTATCGGTTCTGGCTGAAAAAGCCCTTGCCAAGGCAGAAGTGTCCCAAGACGTGTTCGATCGTTTGATCGGCGCGGCAAAAGACGCCCTGACCAAAGCACAAGAGGGAGCCGGTGAGCCCGGCGCGGCAGATGATGCTGCGAAATTGGTGGCCGATATGGTTGCCATGGGCGAAACTATCGGCCTTTCGGCCAGCTGA
- a CDS encoding YcgN family cysteine cluster protein yields MSDPIDRTGLRDQFWNTVPMTKMTDKEWEALCDGCGKCCLNKLEDEESGEVVLTRVACRLLDDATCHCAQYDIRHQFVPDCIRLTPQSIPDHLYWLPQTCAYRLVHEGRDLFHWHPLISGNMQSVHAAGVSAQGLTVSEFDIHEDEWEDHLIEEPT; encoded by the coding sequence ATGTCTGATCCCATCGACAGAACCGGCCTGCGGGATCAGTTCTGGAACACCGTTCCGATGACCAAAATGACGGACAAAGAATGGGAAGCCCTGTGTGACGGCTGTGGCAAATGCTGCCTGAACAAATTGGAAGACGAAGAGAGCGGCGAAGTGGTTTTGACCCGCGTCGCCTGCCGATTGTTGGATGACGCGACGTGTCATTGCGCGCAATACGACATCCGCCACCAATTTGTGCCCGATTGCATCCGCCTGACCCCGCAATCCATCCCGGACCACCTATATTGGCTGCCCCAGACCTGTGCCTATCGTTTGGTGCATGAGGGACGCGATCTGTTCCACTGGCATCCGCTGATATCCGGCAACATGCAAAGCGTGCATGCGGCTGGCGTGTCCGCCCAAGGGTTAACCGTATCTGAATTCGACATTCACGAAGATGAATGGGAAGACCACCTGATCGAGGAACCAACCTGA
- a CDS encoding 2-hydroxychromene-2-carboxylate isomerase codes for MPQINYYFSVLSPFTYLSGLRLEEIAAKHGADIQYKPLDIMALFARTGGTPPKDRHPNRIDYRMQELVRAATKTGLPMNFNPAHWPTNAAPASYAIIAAANAGGGDLGALCHSVLRAVWAEEKDIAQDDVIAQCLVAAGYEASLINSGMLTGAEQYGRNLEEAIDAGAFGAPFYITDGDARFWGHDRLDDLDAHLSGDL; via the coding sequence ATGCCGCAGATTAACTACTATTTTTCCGTCTTATCGCCTTTCACGTACCTATCGGGGCTGCGGCTAGAGGAAATTGCAGCGAAACATGGCGCGGACATTCAGTACAAACCGCTGGACATTATGGCACTGTTTGCCCGCACAGGGGGCACGCCGCCCAAGGATCGTCATCCCAATCGGATCGACTATCGTATGCAGGAACTGGTGCGCGCGGCCACAAAAACCGGCCTGCCGATGAATTTCAATCCCGCCCATTGGCCGACCAATGCGGCCCCTGCATCCTATGCGATCATCGCGGCGGCCAATGCCGGTGGCGGGGATCTGGGCGCGCTGTGCCATTCGGTTTTACGCGCGGTCTGGGCCGAAGAAAAAGACATCGCGCAGGATGATGTGATCGCCCAATGTCTGGTGGCGGCCGGGTATGAGGCATCGCTGATCAACTCCGGAATGCTGACCGGGGCGGAACAATATGGGCGCAATCTAGAAGAAGCGATCGACGCTGGCGCATTTGGCGCGCCATTTTACATCACTGATGGGGATGCACGGTTCTGGGGACATGACCGGTTGGATGATCTGGATGCGCATCTGTCAGGTGATCTGTAA
- a CDS encoding ribose-phosphate pyrophosphokinase — protein sequence MPTIHEPKLISGNANRPLAEAVARRMSMHRGMNVGLVDARVERFNDQEIFVEMYENVRGEDVFIIQSTSNPANDNLMELLIMADALRRSSAARITAVIPYFGYARQDRRAKARTPISAKLVANMLVEAGIERVLTMDLHAAQIQGFFDIPVDNLYASPIFALDIKHHFKDGLDDVMVVSPDVGGVARARELAKRINAPLSIVDKRREKAGEIAEMTVIGSVEGKKCIIVDDICDTAGTLCKAAEILMEHGATEVHSYITHGVLSGPAIERISNSVMKSLVITDSIEATPETKACPNIRIVPTAPMFAQATLNIWSGTSVSSLFDHETLTPIYEGLYNV from the coding sequence ATGCCGACTATCCACGAACCAAAACTGATTTCAGGTAACGCAAACCGGCCACTGGCCGAAGCGGTCGCGCGGCGCATGTCGATGCATCGCGGAATGAATGTAGGATTGGTTGATGCCCGTGTCGAACGGTTCAACGATCAGGAAATCTTTGTTGAGATGTATGAAAACGTCCGCGGCGAAGATGTGTTTATCATTCAATCCACATCCAACCCGGCCAATGACAACCTGATGGAACTGCTGATCATGGCAGACGCGCTGCGTCGGTCATCGGCGGCCCGTATCACCGCTGTGATCCCGTATTTCGGCTATGCCCGTCAGGATCGCCGCGCCAAGGCCCGCACACCGATCTCTGCAAAACTGGTGGCCAATATGTTGGTCGAAGCCGGGATCGAACGGGTTCTGACCATGGATCTGCATGCGGCTCAAATTCAGGGCTTCTTTGATATTCCAGTCGACAACCTTTATGCCAGCCCAATTTTTGCGCTGGACATCAAACACCACTTCAAAGACGGTCTGGACGACGTGATGGTCGTGTCACCGGATGTTGGCGGCGTGGCCCGGGCGCGCGAATTGGCCAAACGGATCAATGCGCCGCTGTCGATCGTGGACAAACGCCGCGAAAAGGCCGGCGAGATCGCTGAAATGACCGTGATCGGCAGTGTCGAAGGCAAGAAATGTATCATCGTCGATGACATCTGCGACACGGCTGGCACATTGTGCAAAGCTGCCGAAATCCTGATGGAACATGGCGCAACCGAAGTGCATTCTTATATCACCCACGGCGTGTTGTCCGGGCCCGCAATTGAACGGATCAGCAATTCGGTGATGAAGTCACTGGTGATCACCGACAGCATCGAAGCCACGCCAGAAACCAAAGCCTGCCCCAACATTCGGATCGTCCCTACGGCGCCGATGTTTGCCCAAGCCACGCTGAACATCTGGAGCGGCACATCCGTGTCGTCGCTGTTTGATCACGAAACTCTGACGCCGATCTATGAAGGTCTGTATAACGTCTGA
- a CDS encoding low specificity L-threonine aldolase: MYFASDNAGPVHPNVMQAMIDANTGYAPAYGNDALMDQVRDQLRMIFEAPDASVHLVINGTSANVLTLATLCQPFETIFCTSLAHIQMDECGAPEFYTGGAKLTLIPDVDGKMTSAALRKALDSEGNRFPHGPERGPVSITQVTETGTCYSLADIKAISDIAHAHNLPVHLDGARFANALDHLGCSAADMTWKSGVDAVCFGGTKNGLMGVEAVVFFDPDKGREFELRRKRGGHLLSKHRYLSAQMQAYLTDDLWLSLAKQSNQNADYLAQGLIAGGATLAYPVEGNLMFASLPRATHQRLIAAGAQYHPDADIASGDPDTLVQARFVCDWSIAKSDIDQFLALL, translated from the coding sequence ATGTATTTTGCATCTGACAATGCCGGTCCGGTGCATCCGAACGTGATGCAGGCCATGATTGACGCCAATACCGGTTATGCCCCGGCCTATGGCAACGATGCGTTGATGGATCAGGTCCGCGACCAGCTGCGCATGATCTTTGAGGCACCCGATGCCTCTGTTCATCTGGTCATCAATGGCACTTCGGCCAATGTGTTGACACTGGCCACGCTGTGCCAACCGTTTGAAACGATTTTCTGCACCTCCCTGGCCCATATCCAGATGGATGAATGCGGCGCGCCAGAGTTTTACACTGGCGGCGCAAAGCTGACATTGATCCCGGATGTGGATGGCAAAATGACCTCTGCGGCATTGCGCAAAGCCTTGGACTCCGAAGGCAACCGGTTTCCCCATGGGCCAGAACGCGGCCCTGTTTCGATCACGCAGGTTACAGAAACCGGAACCTGTTATTCCCTCGCAGACATCAAAGCGATCAGCGACATCGCCCATGCCCATAACCTGCCCGTTCATCTGGACGGGGCGCGGTTTGCCAATGCGCTGGATCATCTGGGGTGCAGCGCGGCTGACATGACGTGGAAATCGGGCGTAGATGCCGTGTGCTTTGGCGGTACGAAAAACGGGTTGATGGGGGTTGAGGCCGTTGTGTTTTTTGACCCTGACAAAGGTCGCGAATTTGAGCTGCGCCGCAAACGTGGCGGGCACCTGTTGTCGAAACATCGCTATCTGTCGGCCCAGATGCAGGCCTATCTGACCGATGATCTGTGGCTTTCTCTGGCCAAACAGAGCAACCAAAACGCGGATTATCTGGCCCAAGGCCTGATCGCGGGCGGCGCAACCCTTGCTTATCCCGTTGAGGGTAATCTGATGTTTGCCAGCCTGCCAAGGGCCACCCATCAACGGCTGATCGCCGCAGGGGCCCAATACCACCCAGATGCAGATATTGCGTCAGGGGATCCCGATACATTGGTTCAGGCGCGGTTTGTCTGTGACTGGTCCATTGCAAAATCAGACATCGATCAGTTTCTCGCTCTGCTCTGA
- a CDS encoding NAD(P)/FAD-dependent oxidoreductase: MDLLTANDVPGEYPPSYYAANATTLPPFPTATGALRCDVCVIGGGFTGLSSALHLAQRGYDVILVEASRIGSGASGRNGGQVGQGQRQEQDVLEDMLGRDHARALWTIANQSVDLVRDLSKSELVHADFHPGIIHAAHRERYVPDYHAYVEKLHRDYGYNQISTLNRHELREFVNSPSYYGGTLDLGAGHIDPLQFALGLARMAQQAGVRLFENTRVTQIVEGTPAKIITQNADITSDHVVLGCNGYLGDLMPRVAARVMPINNFVVATAPMHPDQQEQIIKHNYAVADSKFVVNYFRFSIDHRLIFGGTESYGYKFPHDIAKNVRKPLAEIFPQLADADITHAWGGTLGITMNRMPHFERIAGNILSLSGYSGHGVAMATLAGQIAAETIAGQAERFDLMADVPTHRFPGGRHLRSPLLVLAMLWYSLRDRL, from the coding sequence ATGGATCTGTTAACCGCCAATGATGTGCCGGGGGAATATCCCCCGTCCTACTACGCCGCCAATGCCACAACTTTGCCCCCGTTCCCGACGGCGACTGGGGCGTTGCGGTGTGATGTCTGCGTCATCGGCGGGGGGTTTACCGGGCTTTCCTCGGCGCTGCATCTGGCCCAACGTGGCTATGACGTCATTCTAGTCGAAGCCTCCCGTATCGGGTCCGGCGCATCCGGGCGCAATGGCGGTCAGGTCGGTCAGGGCCAGCGACAGGAACAGGACGTATTAGAGGACATGCTGGGGCGTGATCACGCCCGCGCGCTGTGGACCATCGCCAATCAATCCGTTGATCTGGTGCGTGATTTATCGAAATCAGAACTGGTCCACGCGGATTTTCACCCCGGCATCATTCACGCCGCCCACCGCGAACGTTATGTTCCTGATTATCACGCTTATGTAGAAAAGCTGCACCGCGACTACGGATACAATCAAATTAGCACACTAAACCGCCATGAATTACGGGAATTCGTCAATTCACCGTCCTATTATGGCGGCACATTGGATTTGGGTGCAGGGCATATTGATCCGTTGCAATTTGCACTTGGATTGGCGCGGATGGCACAACAAGCAGGCGTGCGTCTGTTTGAAAATACGCGCGTGACCCAGATCGTCGAAGGCACCCCCGCCAAAATCATCACCCAAAACGCTGATATCACATCCGATCATGTGGTTCTGGGGTGCAATGGATATCTGGGGGATCTCATGCCGCGCGTCGCGGCCCGGGTCATGCCGATCAACAACTTTGTCGTGGCCACAGCCCCCATGCATCCCGATCAACAAGAACAGATTATCAAACACAATTACGCCGTCGCAGACAGCAAATTTGTGGTGAATTATTTCCGGTTCTCTATCGATCATCGTCTGATCTTTGGCGGCACCGAAAGTTACGGCTACAAATTCCCGCATGACATCGCAAAAAATGTCCGCAAACCTTTGGCCGAGATTTTTCCGCAATTGGCTGATGCAGACATCACCCATGCTTGGGGTGGCACGTTGGGCATCACCATGAACCGCATGCCGCATTTTGAACGGATCGCTGGCAATATCCTAAGCCTGTCCGGCTATTCCGGGCATGGCGTGGCCATGGCGACCCTTGCAGGCCAGATCGCTGCTGAAACAATTGCCGGTCAGGCCGAACGGTTTGATCTGATGGCAGATGTGCCCACCCATCGGTTCCCCGGCGGACGGCATTTGCGATCGCCTTTGTTGGTGTTGGCCATGCTTTGGTATTCTCTGCGCGACCGGCTGTGA
- a CDS encoding MaoC family dehydratase, whose translation MLDNQPRGTICIEDLEIGMVRSLSKVITDQDIEMFAEVSTDRNPVHLDDDYAQDTIFEGRIAHGMLTAGLVSAVIGEQLPGHGTVYLGQNLKFLAPVRPGDMVLAEVEVMDIDHSKRRVKLDTRCLVNGKKVLMGEANVLAPSRKFD comes from the coding sequence ATGCTGGATAATCAGCCCCGCGGCACGATCTGTATCGAAGATCTGGAAATTGGCATGGTGCGCAGCCTGTCAAAGGTCATCACCGATCAAGACATTGAAATGTTCGCCGAGGTGTCCACCGACCGCAATCCTGTGCATCTGGACGATGATTACGCGCAGGACACGATCTTTGAGGGGCGGATCGCCCATGGGATGCTGACCGCCGGGTTGGTGTCTGCGGTCATTGGCGAACAATTGCCCGGCCATGGGACCGTTTATCTAGGTCAAAACCTGAAATTTCTGGCCCCTGTACGCCCCGGCGACATGGTTCTGGCCGAAGTCGAAGTGATGGATATCGACCATTCCAAACGCCGGGTCAAATTGGACACACGGTGTCTGGTGAATGGCAAAAAGGTTCTGATGGGCGAGGCAAACGTTCTGGCGCCGTCGCGTAAATTCGATTGA
- a CDS encoding VPLPA-CTERM sorting domain-containing protein — MTRKFSITNLIFGALTLCVLSTQAGAFHVSTGQVYEATYNANFNELITVPDTEDPFNYDAYYSHFIQDVYFGSDLLHAGETLTLTFLDQHRNLLFSETHTNGFDSEVEWFAGNLDFFSHQDYYVQISSGQGEFDVEHVWLLGQLIGTLGAQGTYFDQEFSMTITDFALVSTPSLPAVPLPASALLLLSGIAGLARMKRRAR, encoded by the coding sequence ATGACCAGAAAATTTTCAATAACCAATTTGATTTTTGGCGCGTTGACGCTTTGCGTTTTATCCACCCAAGCTGGTGCATTTCATGTGTCCACTGGGCAGGTTTATGAAGCGACTTACAATGCGAACTTCAATGAACTTATCACCGTCCCAGACACTGAAGACCCGTTTAACTATGACGCCTACTACAGTCATTTTATTCAGGATGTTTATTTCGGCAGTGACTTACTTCATGCAGGTGAGACGCTCACGCTAACTTTTTTGGATCAACATCGAAATCTGTTGTTTAGCGAAACCCACACAAACGGATTCGATTCCGAAGTCGAGTGGTTCGCTGGTAACTTAGATTTCTTTAGCCATCAGGACTACTATGTTCAGATATCATCGGGACAAGGGGAGTTCGATGTAGAGCACGTTTGGCTCCTTGGCCAATTGATTGGGACTTTGGGGGCACAAGGAACTTATTTTGATCAAGAGTTCAGCATGACAATCACCGATTTTGCACTTGTGTCTACGCCATCGCTCCCGGCTGTGCCGCTTCCAGCGTCTGCTCTGTTGTTGCTGTCGGGGATAGCGGGATTGGCGCGAATGAAACGTCGCGCCCGATAA
- a CDS encoding H-type lectin domain-containing protein, which produces MKRLRNHWIGIDQGEVVLFSDFQNDGEMWSGEGPRQMVSHVSFGESYRTPPTVQAHLSMWDISNGANGRMDVQTDDVTVDGFKIVFRTWGDTKVARVRVGWQAIGELRHADEWDLY; this is translated from the coding sequence ATGAAACGGCTTAGAAATCACTGGATCGGGATCGATCAGGGCGAAGTTGTTCTGTTTTCCGATTTTCAGAATGATGGTGAAATGTGGTCGGGCGAAGGTCCGCGCCAAATGGTATCGCATGTGTCCTTTGGCGAAAGCTATCGTACACCTCCGACGGTACAGGCGCATCTGTCGATGTGGGATATATCCAACGGCGCCAATGGCCGTATGGATGTGCAAACCGACGACGTGACCGTCGATGGGTTCAAAATCGTGTTTCGCACATGGGGTGACACCAAAGTCGCGCGTGTGCGTGTGGGCTGGCAGGCCATCGGTGAGCTGCGCCATGCAGACGAATGGGACCTTTATTAA